The genomic window CCAGTGGCGCGCTTCGCGTTCGAAATCATATGGCAAAGGGTAGTCACTTCCCGGCTGAAACCCGAAGTGCTGGCGTAAAGATGTTGGCAATGCCCAGGGCTTTCTGCGCCACTCAAGCGGTAAGGCCGCCAGTTCCGGCACCCAATGGGCAATGAAACCCCCTTTTGGGTCGTTGTCTTCCGCCTGTTTGAGCGGGTTATAGACACGTAGGGCATTGGTGCCGGTTGCGCCGGACTGCATCTGGATCTGAGGGTAGTGAATGCCAGGTTCGTAATCGGTAAACAGCCGGGCCAGATGCAGTGCGGGTTCCCGCCAATGCAGTCCCAGCCCAAAGGTGGCGAAGGAAATCAGCATGGCGCGCATGCGAAAATTCAGCCAGCCAGTGGCGATCAGGCTGCGCATGCAGGCATCTACCAGTGGCACGCCGGTCTGCCCCTGCTGCCAGGCCAGCAGGTGCGGATGCTTCGGGTCGCGTTCGCGCAGGCCACGCAGCGCAGGGTGAAGCGTGCGGTATTCCATATCCGGCTGGCTTTCCAGCTTCTGGATGAAGTGGCAGTGCCAGTAAAGCCGTGATGTAAATGCTCTTAGGGATGCCGACCAGCGTGGGTCACACTGATGCTTTTGGCGTTGGCGGCGCAGGGACTGGACGACTTCGCGTAGGGAAAGAGTGCCCCAGGCCAGATGTGGCGATAAGCGTGAGCCAAATTCCCAGGCCAGCAAGGGGTTGGAAAGCGACCCGCGATAGCGCAGCCCGCGGTGTTGCACGAAACTGCGCCACAGGGCCCGGCCAGCCTGACGGCCGCCAGACTGGCGCTGAGGGCAGGGCGT from Halomonas sp. CH40 includes these protein-coding regions:
- a CDS encoding deoxyribodipyrimidine photo-lyase — translated: MAEDRIVQVVWFKRDLRIHDHQPLQQAAAQGPVLAVFAIEPEQWQTPDSALRHWQFAADCLVDLAHALANLNLPLCCWQGSILALLDALKARYGDFALHSHQETGNAWSHARDDAVAAWCQTSAVSWHQARQHGVVRGLAQRQQWETQWETLMASATVPAPANAEPANGWEAFHHVSIASLNALTLGYDQTPCPQRQSGGRQAGRALWRSFVQHRGLRYRGSLSNPLLAWEFGSRLSPHLAWGTLSLREVVQSLRRQRQKHQCDPRWSASLRAFTSRLYWHCHFIQKLESQPDMEYRTLHPALRGLRERDPKHPHLLAWQQGQTGVPLVDACMRSLIATGWLNFRMRAMLISFATFGLGLHWREPALHLARLFTDYEPGIHYPQIQMQSGATGTNALRVYNPLKQAEDNDPKGGFIAHWVPELAALPLEWRRKPWALPTSLRQHFGFQPGSDYPLPYDFEREARHWKDCLYQLRRTPQARQQSQALLGKLASQSSVSGRKRSKRRTVSSRQLTLFVDGKPAEDN